The following proteins come from a genomic window of Chiroxiphia lanceolata isolate bChiLan1 chromosome 16, bChiLan1.pri, whole genome shotgun sequence:
- the NPW gene encoding neuropeptide W, with amino-acid sequence MGRGQLSGGAWGALVLLGLILPAAPAGAWYKHVASPRYHTVGRASGLLMGVRRSPYLWRRELPAEPPRHPEPPPGDSPPRPGRPAGLSPPPAAPAPPPPGPGRLLQLLLRRGWGGPRPAPARPPPGPRQPQLFPLEDLALTR; translated from the coding sequence atggggagggggcagctgtCGGGGGGCGCCTGGGgggccctggtgctgctggggctgatCCTGCCGGCCGCCCCGGCGGGCGCCTGGTACAAGCACGTCGCCAGCCCCCGGTACCACACGGTGGGTCGCGCCTCGGGGCTGCTGATGGGGGTCCGCCGCTCCCCCTACCTCTGGCGGCGGGAGCTGCCGGCCGAGCCCCCCCGGCACCCCGAGCCGCCCCCCGGGGACAGCCCCCCGCGCCcgggccgccccgccgggctcagccccccgcccgccgccccggccccgccgccgcccggccccggccgcctcctgcagctcctgctccggcggggctggggcggcccccgcccggcccccgcacgacccccgcccggcccccgccaGCCTCAG